DNA sequence from the Pyxidicoccus xibeiensis genome:
CACGGGCCCTGAAGGGCATGTTCGTGCTGGCCGCGCGCACCGTGGCCTCGCAGGGCCTGCGGGTGGTGAGCGCGCTGTTCCTGTCCCGCCTCCTCTTTCCCTCGGACTACGGCCTGTTCGGCATCGTGTCCTATGCGGCGTCGCTGGGCGTGTTCCTGGGCGACCTGGGCCTGAGCGCCGCGCTGGTGCGCCAGCCGCACGAGCCCACCCGGAACGAGACCTTCACCATCTTCTGGTGCCACCAGGCGCTCACCGCCCTCGTCGTGGCCGCCGTCTGCGCGCTGGCGCCCCAGCTCACGGAGGGCTACGCGCTGGGCGCCGGCGCCGTACCCATGGTGTGGGCCCTGGCGCTGGGGCTGTTCCTGTCGTCGCTGCGGGTGATTCCGCTGATGGCGCTGGAGCGCAAGCTGGCCTTCCCCATCATCGCCCGCGCGGAGCTGGTGGAGAACGTCGCGCAGGTGGTCACCACCATCGGCCTGGCGGCGCTGGGCTTCGGCGCGTGGTCCCTGGCCCTGGGCGGCCTGGTGCGCGGCGTGGTGGGGCTGGTGTGCATCTGGTGGGCGTCGCCGTGGCGGCCCCAGGGCTCCTTCCAGCTGGACGTCCTCAAGCGGCTGCTGGGCTTCGGGCTGGCGTTCCAGCTCCCGCCCCTGGTGGCGGCGGTGGTGGCGGGCTGGGTGCCGCTGGTGGTGGGGCACATCCTGGGCAAGGAGGCGGTGGGCCTGGTGAACTGGGCCTGGGCGCTGGCCTCCACGCCGATGATGCTCAGCGTGGTGCTCAACCGCGTGGCCTTC
Encoded proteins:
- a CDS encoding oligosaccharide flippase family protein, with protein sequence MNATAAPEVSTGEVKARALKGMFVLAARTVASQGLRVVSALFLSRLLFPSDYGLFGIVSYAASLGVFLGDLGLSAALVRQPHEPTRNETFTIFWCHQALTALVVAAVCALAPQLTEGYALGAGAVPMVWALALGLFLSSLRVIPLMALERKLAFPIIARAELVENVAQVVTTIGLAALGFGAWSLALGGLVRGVVGLVCIWWASPWRPQGSFQLDVLKRLLGFGLAFQLPPLVAAVVAGWVPLVVGHILGKEAVGLVNWAWALASTPMMLSVVLNRVAFPAYCRLQEDPAGFAEYLRTSLRRLSAVLLVAIPAVVLVLPVVVPLFFGERWAPAVMLVQWFSLECVLTTLTGLLATAQNAGGRPWERLAVVVGVGVAKWGVGTWAIHRFGLVGIGPVGVLVGLGELWVTAWLVARLNPALRGLVSQVVEPLITVGLLLAGACVAALQLVDGALVRALVGAGVFAGLVLVREKLPGALSLVGELRDIVGFVRTRGAR